From Kangiella sp. TOML190, one genomic window encodes:
- a CDS encoding copper chaperone PCu(A)C → MLNCLKLLLTVTIVVSLTACEPSNPEPEKGAIKASSSIEVINPWLRKMPPGMDNTAAFMTIKNHTGKPLTLEDVSLDWARMGMIHESKIVDGMAKMEHQDQLIIDDSLEFKPGGLHIMVMGIDQPLVDGQDYNIFLHFADREPLAVKFKLGQANQ, encoded by the coding sequence ATGTTAAATTGCTTAAAACTGCTCCTAACTGTAACAATTGTTGTCTCGCTCACGGCCTGCGAACCGTCGAATCCAGAGCCAGAAAAAGGTGCTATAAAAGCATCCAGCTCAATTGAAGTGATCAATCCTTGGCTGCGTAAGATGCCTCCGGGGATGGACAATACCGCAGCCTTTATGACCATTAAAAACCATACGGGAAAACCGCTAACTCTTGAGGATGTTAGCTTGGACTGGGCGCGAATGGGGATGATCCATGAATCCAAGATAGTCGATGGTATGGCAAAAATGGAGCATCAAGATCAACTCATAATTGATGATAGCCTTGAATTTAAGCCAGGTGGCTTGCATATCATGGTAATGGGGATCGATCAGCCTCTTGTGGATGGGCAAGACTATAATATTTTTTTACACTTTGCCGATCGCGAGCCGCTTGCAGTTAAATTTAAACTGGGTCAAGCTAATCAATAA
- a CDS encoding fumarylacetoacetate hydrolase family protein, translating into MKFRFPPSPITALPILDSTDAFPVRRVYCVGRNYAEHALEMGHSKREAPFFFSKPADALVINPETINYPAMTSELHHEVELVIAVGQSGFNIQLENAWSHLFGYALGIDLTKRDLQSEFKKKSRPWDLAKGFDQSAPISSIVPFATAGKLEEGDIELSVNGKMRQQGNINQMIWSIPEIMVELSKHIELQAGDLIFTGTPSGVGEIEKGQTVNAKLLGLGLDFKLI; encoded by the coding sequence ATGAAATTTCGCTTTCCGCCTAGCCCAATCACGGCTTTACCCATTCTCGATTCTACAGATGCCTTTCCCGTCAGGAGAGTCTATTGCGTTGGCCGAAACTATGCCGAACATGCGCTTGAGATGGGGCACTCGAAGCGAGAAGCGCCCTTTTTCTTCTCCAAACCTGCGGATGCTTTAGTAATCAATCCTGAAACGATTAATTATCCTGCCATGACAAGCGAGCTGCACCATGAAGTCGAATTGGTGATTGCTGTTGGACAATCGGGATTTAACATTCAACTAGAAAATGCTTGGAGTCACCTGTTCGGTTATGCTCTTGGCATTGATTTAACCAAGCGCGACTTACAGTCTGAGTTTAAAAAAAAATCACGCCCTTGGGATTTGGCTAAAGGCTTTGATCAATCAGCCCCTATCAGCTCTATTGTACCTTTTGCAACAGCAGGCAAATTAGAAGAAGGCGACATTGAACTTTCAGTTAACGGAAAAATGCGGCAACAAGGCAATATCAACCAAATGATTTGGTCGATTCCTGAAATTATGGTCGAGCTATCAAAGCATATTGAATTACAAGCTGGCGATTTAATTTTTACAGGAACACCAAGCGGCGTTGGTGAAATTGAAAAAGGCCAAACTGTTAACGCAAAACTGCTTGGCCTTGGTCTGGATTTTAAGCTTATCTAA
- a CDS encoding MBL fold metallo-hydrolase has protein sequence MKKITTTALASSLLVWAITGTQVFAHAGQKKEVQIKTQQLTEGIYVLFGQGGNIGLSVGEDGAYIIDDQFAPLTEKIDAAIDAITKEPVKYVINTHWHGDHTGGNENFGKQGSTIVAHDNVYKRMSTRQEMKAFNRIVEAAPKMAQPQVTYQKEMSLKLNNDKMRIIHVANAHTDGDSLVFFEQDNVLHMGDCYFNIGYPFIDIGSGGSISGYISALEKGLMLANEETQIIPGHGPMATKQQMSAYVAMLKDIRNQVAELKAEGKSLEEVVAAKPSAKYDEKNGKAFIKPAQIVTAIYKSL, from the coding sequence ATGAAGAAAATCACCACTACAGCTTTAGCAAGCTCTTTATTAGTCTGGGCCATTACCGGCACTCAAGTGTTCGCTCACGCTGGGCAGAAAAAGGAAGTTCAAATCAAAACGCAACAACTGACCGAGGGTATTTACGTATTGTTTGGACAAGGTGGCAATATCGGTTTATCGGTGGGCGAAGATGGTGCCTACATTATTGACGATCAGTTTGCGCCCTTAACCGAGAAAATTGATGCTGCAATTGATGCTATTACCAAAGAGCCAGTAAAGTATGTGATCAATACCCACTGGCACGGTGATCACACTGGCGGTAATGAAAATTTTGGTAAACAAGGCTCAACTATTGTTGCGCATGATAATGTCTATAAGCGTATGAGTACGCGACAAGAAATGAAAGCCTTTAATCGGATAGTGGAAGCTGCGCCTAAAATGGCCCAGCCGCAAGTGACTTATCAAAAAGAAATGAGCTTGAAGTTAAACAACGACAAGATGCGTATTATTCACGTGGCCAATGCGCATACTGATGGCGATTCCCTAGTGTTCTTTGAGCAAGACAATGTGTTACACATGGGGGATTGCTACTTCAATATTGGCTATCCCTTTATTGATATTGGCTCTGGTGGCTCAATTAGCGGCTATATCAGCGCTTTAGAAAAAGGCTTGATGCTTGCCAATGAAGAGACGCAAATTATTCCGGGGCATGGTCCTATGGCGACTAAACAACAAATGAGTGCTTACGTTGCCATGCTAAAAGATATTCGTAATCAAGTTGCTGAGCTTAAAGCTGAAGGTAAGTCTTTAGAAGAGGTGGTGGCGGCAAAACCTAGCGCTAAATACGATGAAAAAAATGGTAAAGCTTTTATCAAACCAGCACAAATCGTAACCGCCATTTACAAAAGTTTATAA
- a CDS encoding M20 family metallopeptidase — MDFAKAQAYIDQKWDEEIVPELVEYIKIPNKSPHFDPDWEQHGYMEQAVQQIAAWCEAQDIRGKTLDIVRIQGRTPVIFMEVPASDGSNNPQDDTILMYGHLDKQPEMEGWDEGLGPWLPVIKDDKLYGRGGADDGYAAYASLTALIALKQQQLPHARVVVLIEACEESGSYDLPYYIDQLRDRIGEPSLVICLDSGAGNYEQLWSTMSLRGMASGTLKVDVLKEGIHSGYGSGVVPSSFRVIRQLLSRLEDEHTGRMIPKAFYADIPEQRLEQTLQVAKVLGDDIVNPYPWADDTEPMAENNFERLLNRNWRPALSYTGIAGMPGIENAGNVLRPTTSIKLSLRLPPTADSEAANKQLEDLLLQDPPSNATVTFQADQASDGWNAPDVEQWLADSLEEASQAVYKKPAMYMGEGGTIPFMAMLGEKFPEAQFMITGVLGPNSNAHGPNEFLHIPFAKKLTTCVTKVIVDHYQRER; from the coding sequence TTGGATTTTGCTAAAGCCCAAGCCTATATTGACCAAAAGTGGGATGAAGAAATTGTTCCTGAGTTAGTCGAATACATAAAAATCCCCAATAAATCGCCGCATTTTGACCCAGATTGGGAGCAACACGGCTATATGGAGCAAGCGGTTCAACAAATTGCCGCTTGGTGCGAGGCGCAGGATATTCGCGGTAAAACTCTGGATATTGTCCGGATACAAGGTCGCACCCCAGTGATTTTTATGGAAGTCCCTGCCAGCGACGGTAGCAATAATCCGCAAGACGATACTATTTTAATGTATGGTCATTTGGATAAACAACCCGAAATGGAGGGCTGGGACGAGGGGTTAGGACCTTGGCTCCCCGTTATCAAAGATGACAAACTCTATGGGCGCGGCGGTGCTGATGACGGTTATGCCGCCTACGCCTCTTTAACCGCTTTGATCGCATTGAAACAACAACAGCTACCGCACGCCAGAGTGGTGGTTTTGATTGAAGCTTGCGAAGAGTCTGGTAGCTATGATTTACCCTATTATATTGACCAATTGCGCGATCGAATTGGCGAGCCTTCTTTAGTCATCTGTCTGGATTCTGGTGCGGGCAATTACGAACAGCTTTGGTCAACCATGAGCCTGCGCGGCATGGCAAGCGGTACTTTAAAGGTCGATGTGCTCAAAGAAGGGATCCATTCAGGTTACGGCAGTGGTGTAGTTCCTTCTTCATTTCGCGTCATTAGGCAGCTTCTTAGCCGACTCGAAGATGAACATACTGGCCGCATGATCCCGAAAGCGTTTTACGCTGACATTCCCGAGCAGCGCTTAGAACAAACCTTACAGGTAGCCAAAGTGTTAGGTGATGATATTGTTAACCCTTACCCATGGGCCGACGATACCGAACCAATGGCAGAAAATAATTTTGAACGGCTGTTGAACCGTAATTGGCGTCCGGCTCTATCTTATACTGGAATCGCAGGGATGCCGGGAATTGAGAATGCCGGCAATGTGCTTAGGCCCACCACTTCCATAAAATTATCGCTGCGACTACCACCAACTGCCGACAGCGAAGCTGCCAACAAGCAACTTGAAGATTTGTTATTACAAGATCCGCCATCCAATGCCACCGTCACTTTTCAGGCAGATCAAGCATCCGACGGCTGGAACGCACCGGACGTTGAGCAGTGGCTAGCAGACTCGCTTGAAGAGGCCTCACAAGCCGTTTACAAAAAACCGGCGATGTATATGGGCGAAGGTGGCACCATTCCTTTCATGGCGATGCTTGGTGAGAAATTTCCCGAAGCGCAGTTTATGATAACAGGTGTGTTAGGGCCCAACTCTAATGCACATGGTCCGAATGAGTTTTTGCACATTCCTTTTGCCAAAAAGCTTACCACCTGTGTAACCAAGGTGATTGTTGATCATTACCAAAGAGAGCGCTAA
- a CDS encoding phospholipase A, whose amino-acid sequence MNHFQASVALSLVATLTLFSTPLQADESLQACLLKKLSEASDDTKVSELKAACKKEEAPEIPELVVKVPDEKPASETQEAAKEESHLVKSRMRQEYRARNNRFAILPHKPNYILPVSYNDSPNEDVLNLPDDGRELDEIEVKFQVSFKTPIWDGIFGDNTALFFAYTGQSYWQAYNSEYSSPFRETNHQPEFFAQWVTDWKIGDWQIPTFWAGIEHQSNGRSGLLSRSWNRIYTQWVFEKDRWVISFKPWWRIPEDEKDDPFDAEGDDNPDIDDYMGYFELQTRYQWNEHNFGIMLRNNLRSDNRGATQFDWTFPLDDKGKLRGYIQLFNGYGESLIDYNRNTSRIGVGILLTDWL is encoded by the coding sequence ATGAACCATTTTCAGGCCTCAGTAGCACTTTCTCTAGTAGCTACGTTAACCCTTTTTTCAACGCCACTGCAGGCGGACGAATCTTTACAAGCATGTTTATTAAAGAAGCTATCGGAAGCTTCGGATGATACCAAAGTCAGTGAGTTAAAGGCGGCTTGTAAGAAAGAAGAAGCTCCTGAAATACCGGAGTTAGTAGTTAAAGTTCCTGACGAGAAGCCTGCAAGTGAGACGCAAGAGGCGGCCAAAGAAGAATCCCATTTAGTTAAATCAAGGATGCGCCAAGAATATCGAGCACGTAATAATCGATTTGCTATTTTACCGCATAAACCAAATTATATTTTACCAGTTAGCTATAACGATAGTCCTAATGAGGATGTGCTTAACTTACCAGATGATGGGCGCGAGCTGGATGAAATAGAGGTTAAGTTCCAAGTCAGTTTTAAAACCCCGATATGGGATGGTATTTTTGGTGACAATACCGCCTTATTTTTTGCTTACACCGGCCAATCCTATTGGCAGGCTTATAACTCCGAATACTCGAGCCCATTTAGAGAAACTAACCATCAACCGGAATTTTTTGCCCAGTGGGTAACCGATTGGAAAATTGGTGATTGGCAAATCCCGACTTTTTGGGCGGGTATAGAACATCAATCAAATGGCCGCAGCGGTTTACTGTCTAGAAGCTGGAATAGAATCTATACTCAATGGGTTTTTGAAAAGGATCGTTGGGTGATTTCGTTCAAGCCTTGGTGGCGAATTCCTGAAGACGAAAAAGATGATCCGTTTGACGCAGAAGGTGACGATAATCCCGATATTGATGATTATATGGGTTATTTTGAACTCCAGACTCGCTATCAGTGGAACGAGCATAACTTTGGAATCATGCTGAGAAACAATTTACGCAGCGATAACCGTGGTGCTACTCAGTTCGATTGGACCTTCCCGCTGGATGATAAGGGTAAGCTTAGAGGTTATATTCAGTTATTCAATGGTTACGGAGAAAGTCTCATAGACTACAACCGTAATACCAGTCGTATTGGTGTAGGGATCTTGCTAACCGATTGGTTGTAA
- a CDS encoding pitrilysin family protein gives MKLIKSNLIAAAVTVGIAGLVACSSTPTVDLEQATAGITLVEEVKKSAGELVIPYKKYQLANGLTVILHEDNSDPLVHVDVTYHVGSGREDIGKSGFAHFFEHMMFQGSENVADEEHFKIITEAGGTLNGTTNSDRTNYFETVPSNQLEKMLWLEADRMGFLLDAVTQEKFEVQRETVKNERGQRVDNRPYGRLSERVSQALYPEGHPYSWPTIGWMEDLNRADVNDLKKFFLRWYGPNNATLTIGGRFDEEQTLAWVKKYFGSIPAGPEVADPTPQPVVLDQDRYISMEDNVSLPLIYMSFPTTYGRSQDEAALDVLSSILGQGKTSLFYKNLDKQGLTVQSGVSHPCSELACQFTLYALPNPAKGKSLADLEKIMRDTFKEFEQRGVQDDDLERVKAGMKSSLIYGLQSVSGKVSQLAANQTFEGNPNRIGIDLARYQNVTKQDVMRVYNRYIKNKSAVIMSIVPNGKPQLVAQQDTYQVKKRTIPQTSDDSTLELRIAKDNFDRSVKPASGENPSITLPEIWRSKLANGIEVLGANNNETPTTAISFRIENGHRNDPLAKAGLASMTASMMNEASESYSSEDLSNMLQKLGSSISFAAGENYTTMTISSLTENLDRTLWIASEKLFSPRFDDKDFKRIKDQTVEGIKFSQKQPSTVAWNVYNKLIYGDNSIGLPSGGTLASVANISLDDVKNFYKTQYSPQASNIVVVSDLSEQAIVDKLKRFSNWQGAEVTKAPLNPMPKLKKAIYLVDKPGAAQSEIRIGKRALPYDADGEYYLASLMNYNLGGAFNSRININLREDKGYTYGARSSFRGSSDHGTYTASAGVRSDVTDKSLIEFFKEIDNYQAAGMTEQELEFMKNSLGQSDARKYETPSQKLGLLSRILTYDLDDDYIEEQNDILEDIELEDLNELASKHLVRDEMIVVVVGDKKSILPGLQQLGYDIVELTITGELMR, from the coding sequence ATGAAATTAATAAAATCTAACCTTATCGCTGCTGCGGTCACGGTGGGGATTGCAGGTTTAGTGGCTTGTTCTTCGACCCCAACGGTTGATTTGGAGCAAGCGACGGCTGGTATTACTCTGGTTGAAGAAGTTAAGAAATCGGCTGGTGAGCTGGTAATACCCTATAAAAAGTACCAACTGGCTAATGGACTCACAGTTATTTTACATGAAGATAATAGTGATCCTTTAGTGCATGTGGATGTGACTTATCATGTAGGTTCAGGACGAGAAGATATTGGCAAGTCAGGTTTTGCACACTTTTTTGAGCATATGATGTTCCAAGGTTCGGAAAATGTCGCCGATGAAGAGCACTTCAAGATCATTACCGAAGCCGGTGGTACTCTAAACGGTACTACTAATAGTGATCGCACTAATTATTTTGAAACTGTGCCTTCGAATCAGTTGGAAAAGATGTTGTGGCTTGAGGCCGATCGAATGGGCTTCTTGTTAGATGCGGTAACACAAGAGAAGTTTGAAGTGCAGCGTGAGACGGTTAAGAATGAGCGCGGCCAACGAGTCGACAATCGTCCTTATGGTCGCCTGAGTGAGCGTGTATCACAAGCATTATATCCAGAAGGACATCCCTACTCTTGGCCAACTATTGGTTGGATGGAAGATCTTAATCGTGCCGATGTTAACGATTTGAAGAAATTCTTTTTGCGCTGGTATGGCCCAAATAACGCAACCTTAACCATTGGCGGTCGCTTTGATGAAGAACAAACCCTTGCTTGGGTGAAAAAATATTTTGGCTCGATTCCAGCGGGTCCAGAAGTGGCTGACCCAACGCCACAGCCGGTTGTTTTAGACCAAGACCGTTATATCTCGATGGAAGATAACGTTTCGTTACCTTTGATTTATATGTCTTTCCCTACTACCTATGGGCGCAGTCAAGATGAGGCCGCATTAGACGTTTTATCGTCAATTTTAGGTCAGGGAAAAACCTCTTTATTCTATAAAAACTTAGATAAGCAAGGTTTAACCGTGCAATCGGGAGTCAGCCATCCGTGTTCGGAACTAGCCTGCCAGTTTACCTTGTATGCTTTACCCAATCCGGCAAAAGGCAAATCATTGGCGGATTTAGAGAAAATCATGCGTGATACTTTCAAGGAGTTTGAGCAACGCGGAGTGCAAGACGATGATCTCGAGCGGGTAAAGGCGGGTATGAAGTCAAGCTTGATTTATGGTTTGCAGAGCGTATCGGGTAAGGTTTCACAATTAGCCGCTAACCAAACTTTTGAGGGTAACCCGAACCGTATTGGAATTGATTTAGCTCGTTATCAAAATGTGACTAAGCAAGACGTGATGCGCGTTTATAACCGCTATATAAAGAATAAATCGGCGGTGATTATGAGTATCGTGCCTAACGGCAAGCCGCAATTAGTAGCGCAGCAAGATACTTACCAAGTGAAAAAGCGAACGATTCCGCAAACAAGTGATGATTCCACGCTGGAATTACGCATTGCCAAAGATAACTTTGATCGCAGTGTCAAACCAGCCTCTGGCGAAAATCCGTCAATTACGCTTCCAGAAATTTGGCGCTCGAAATTGGCCAATGGTATCGAAGTGTTAGGTGCTAATAATAATGAAACCCCGACTACCGCTATTAGCTTTAGAATTGAAAATGGTCATCGTAATGATCCTTTAGCCAAGGCGGGTTTAGCGTCGATGACCGCTTCGATGATGAATGAGGCTTCGGAAAGTTATTCAAGCGAAGATTTAAGCAATATGCTACAAAAGTTAGGTAGTTCGATTAGCTTTGCGGCGGGTGAAAACTATACCACCATGACCATTTCGTCTTTGACCGAAAACCTGGATAGAACTTTGTGGATCGCTTCGGAAAAATTATTCAGTCCAAGATTTGATGACAAAGATTTTAAGAGAATCAAAGATCAGACGGTTGAAGGTATCAAGTTTTCGCAAAAACAACCTTCAACGGTTGCTTGGAATGTTTATAACAAGCTGATTTATGGCGACAACTCGATTGGTTTACCGTCAGGCGGCACCTTGGCTTCTGTGGCAAATATTAGTTTGGATGACGTTAAAAACTTTTATAAAACTCAATACTCGCCGCAAGCATCCAATATAGTAGTGGTTTCAGATTTAAGTGAGCAAGCGATTGTTGATAAACTTAAGCGTTTTAGCAACTGGCAAGGAGCTGAAGTCACTAAAGCACCGCTAAACCCAATGCCTAAACTGAAAAAGGCAATTTATTTGGTGGATAAACCTGGCGCTGCTCAGTCGGAAATTCGCATAGGAAAGCGTGCTTTACCTTATGATGCTGATGGCGAGTATTATCTCGCTAGCTTAATGAATTACAATTTAGGCGGTGCTTTTAATTCGCGAATTAATATCAATTTACGCGAAGATAAAGGTTATACCTATGGCGCTCGTTCAAGTTTCCGTGGATCGAGTGATCATGGAACCTATACTGCCAGCGCAGGGGTTCGCTCCGACGTGACTGATAAATCACTTATCGAATTTTTCAAAGAAATTGATAATTATCAAGCCGCAGGTATGACGGAGCAGGAGCTTGAGTTTATGAAAAATTCATTGGGTCAAAGTGATGCGCGAAAATATGAAACTCCTTCGCAAAAACTGGGCTTATTATCAAGAATCCTGACCTATGACTTAGACGATGATTATATTGAAGAGCAAAACGATATCTTAGAAGATATTGAGCTGGAAGATCTAAACGAACTGGCTAGCAAGCACTTGGTTCGTGACGAAATGATCGTTGTGGTAGTAGGAGATAAAAAATCAATTTTGCCTGGATTGCAGCAATTGGGTTATGACATTGTTGAATTGACCATCACTGGAGAGTTGATGCGTTAA
- a CDS encoding SRPBCC family protein, which produces MKFLKWLLIIIALLVVSLAVIAFFLPKTSHVERSITINATQDAVFNQVNSFKNFNQWSPWADKDPNATYSYSGPEAGVGNKMSWSSDKPEVGQGSQEIIESQYPKKVKTKLLFGDDPNPGFATFSIEEISFDQTRLTWSFDADFSESLVGRYFGLMMDSMLGPDYEKGLSRLRQLLEN; this is translated from the coding sequence ATGAAATTCTTAAAATGGCTACTGATCATCATTGCTTTATTAGTGGTTTCTCTGGCGGTAATCGCTTTCTTCTTACCTAAAACGTCACACGTTGAACGCAGCATCACTATCAACGCCACTCAAGATGCGGTATTTAATCAAGTCAACAGTTTTAAAAACTTTAATCAGTGGTCACCTTGGGCCGACAAAGATCCGAACGCCACTTACAGCTACTCAGGCCCTGAGGCGGGGGTCGGTAATAAAATGAGCTGGTCGAGCGATAAACCAGAAGTGGGCCAAGGCTCGCAGGAAATTATTGAAAGTCAGTATCCGAAAAAGGTAAAAACTAAATTATTATTTGGTGATGACCCCAATCCGGGTTTTGCGACCTTTAGTATTGAGGAAATTAGTTTTGATCAGACGAGATTGACCTGGAGTTTTGATGCGGATTTCTCCGAGTCGCTGGTTGGTCGCTATTTTGGCCTGATGATGGATTCAATGCTAGGGCCAGATTACGAAAAAGGTTTGAGCCGCCTTAGGCAACTGCTCGAAAATTAA
- the dusA gene encoding tRNA dihydrouridine(20/20a) synthase DusA, which translates to MTKTAIDRTISIAPMLDWTDRHQRRFMRIITKRALLYTEMITTGAILHGDAKRHLQFNAEEHPVAVQLGGSDPKDLALCAKICEDYGYDEINLNVGCPSDRVQNGRFGACLMAEPELVAECMTAMDKAVSVPVTVKSRIGIDDLDSYEHLHRFIATVADAGVKTFIIHARKAWLSGLSPKQNREIPPLKYDVAYQVKQDFPELEIIVNGGITNFEQIDEHLQQLDGVMIGREAYHNPYFLAEADSRYYKESSSNKSRQEVAEEFIDYAQSQIEQDIYLGHMTRHILGLFHAQPKGKLWRRYLSENAYKKGAGVEVIKQALQVFD; encoded by the coding sequence GTGACAAAGACCGCTATCGATCGAACCATCTCTATTGCTCCAATGCTCGATTGGACGGATCGCCATCAACGGCGTTTTATGCGGATCATTACCAAGCGAGCGCTGCTTTATACCGAAATGATCACAACTGGCGCTATTTTGCATGGTGATGCCAAGCGCCATTTGCAGTTTAATGCAGAAGAGCATCCGGTTGCGGTGCAATTGGGTGGCAGCGATCCGAAAGACTTGGCGTTGTGCGCTAAAATTTGTGAAGACTATGGTTATGATGAAATCAATTTGAACGTGGGCTGCCCCAGCGATCGTGTGCAAAATGGTCGTTTTGGCGCTTGTTTGATGGCCGAGCCAGAGCTGGTTGCCGAATGTATGACGGCGATGGATAAGGCGGTGTCGGTTCCTGTGACGGTTAAAAGTCGGATTGGTATCGATGATCTAGATTCTTACGAGCATCTGCATCGGTTTATCGCTACCGTTGCTGATGCTGGGGTAAAAACCTTTATTATTCATGCGCGTAAAGCTTGGCTGTCAGGGTTAAGTCCTAAACAAAATCGAGAAATTCCGCCGCTTAAATATGATGTCGCTTATCAAGTTAAACAAGACTTTCCTGAGCTGGAAATTATCGTCAATGGCGGCATTACTAATTTTGAACAAATTGATGAGCACTTGCAGCAGCTGGATGGAGTCATGATTGGGCGAGAGGCATATCATAACCCCTACTTTTTAGCCGAAGCGGATAGTCGCTATTATAAAGAATCATCGAGCAACAAATCACGGCAGGAAGTTGCTGAAGAATTTATCGACTATGCGCAATCTCAAATCGAGCAGGATATTTATTTGGGTCATATGACGCGGCACATCTTAGGCTTGTTCCATGCCCAACCCAAAGGCAAACTATGGCGCCGTTATTTAAGCGAAAATGCCTATAAAAAAGGCGCAGGAGTAGAGGTGATAAAACAAGCTTTGCAGGTTTTCGATTAG
- a CDS encoding toxin-antitoxin system YwqK family antitoxin, producing MNPFFNRWRYLIVVITLSVSSLVCAPLAAASSEGETSYRELAAAQLAMEKKNGRLFFSEKVADGDNKALSGAVKIIQDNGYIEATYRQGFINGVFKQVKKGKTAFLIEYCDGRPCGDYKQYYADGKLAKHKQYNKWNQLEGDFKVYSKDDGRIVRKTRYRQGKKNGFEVLYFEQGLEGVKSRSEFLNDQKHGQETYYYQEGGVELRQLYQNGELDGRHIKFAADGKKSFEANYKDNQLHGSVWMYLEGEVWILKHYQNGKLHGKWIEYDLEKKGVTKQIKYFENDQEIAQQGWSKTNG from the coding sequence ATGAATCCATTTTTTAATCGTTGGCGATACCTTATTGTAGTAATCACTTTAAGCGTTTCTAGCCTTGTTTGTGCTCCTTTGGCCGCCGCTTCAAGCGAGGGCGAGACTAGTTATCGAGAGCTGGCAGCCGCCCAGCTAGCGATGGAGAAGAAAAACGGTCGTCTATTTTTTAGCGAAAAAGTAGCTGATGGTGATAACAAGGCATTGAGCGGAGCGGTAAAAATTATTCAAGACAATGGCTATATTGAAGCCACTTATCGACAAGGATTTATCAATGGCGTTTTTAAGCAGGTCAAGAAAGGCAAAACGGCCTTTTTAATTGAGTATTGTGATGGCAGGCCATGCGGTGATTATAAGCAGTATTATGCGGACGGTAAGCTGGCCAAACATAAGCAATATAATAAATGGAACCAGCTAGAAGGCGATTTTAAGGTTTACAGCAAAGACGATGGGCGTATTGTCAGAAAAACTCGCTATCGCCAAGGTAAAAAAAACGGCTTTGAAGTGCTCTATTTTGAGCAAGGTCTGGAAGGGGTGAAAAGCCGTAGCGAGTTTTTAAACGATCAAAAGCACGGTCAAGAAACCTACTACTATCAGGAAGGCGGAGTGGAGCTTCGTCAGCTTTATCAAAACGGTGAATTGGATGGTCGGCATATTAAATTTGCTGCCGATGGTAAAAAATCGTTTGAAGCAAATTACAAAGATAACCAATTGCATGGTAGCGTTTGGATGTATTTAGAGGGTGAAGTTTGGATCTTAAAGCATTACCAAAATGGCAAACTGCATGGAAAGTGGATTGAGTATGATCTGGAAAAAAAGGGCGTAACCAAACAAATTAAATACTTTGAAAACGATCAGGAAATCGCCCAACAAGGTTGGTCAAAAACCAACGGATAG
- the htpX gene encoding protease HtpX, translated as MLRIGLFLLTNFLVLILAGVIMNALGLEQTLSQNGSDLNIMSLLVFCALFGMIGSFISLFISKWMAKRSMGVQMIDPNNPKSEREQWLLDTVTSLAHDAKIGMPELGIFPSPQSNAFATGWNKNNSLVAVSEGLMQRMDRNEVRAVLAHEIGHVANGDMVTLTLIQGIVNTFVMFFARVVGHVVDKVILKNERGYGIGYFVSVMIAQIVFSILASIVVMWFSRKREYRADEAGAQLAGTGAMISALEKLKAEYDMPSDMGETFTAFGLKNGKTGSFQEKFGHLFMSHPPLDDRINALRNI; from the coding sequence ATGTTACGCATTGGTTTATTTTTACTGACCAACTTTTTAGTCTTAATTCTAGCGGGCGTGATTATGAACGCGCTGGGATTAGAGCAGACCTTGTCCCAAAATGGCTCAGATCTAAATATCATGAGCTTATTGGTGTTCTGTGCCTTGTTCGGCATGATTGGTTCTTTTATCTCACTCTTTATCTCCAAATGGATGGCCAAGCGCAGCATGGGTGTGCAGATGATTGACCCTAATAATCCTAAATCTGAGCGTGAACAATGGTTGCTGGATACCGTTACCAGTTTGGCCCATGATGCCAAGATTGGTATGCCAGAATTGGGTATTTTTCCTTCGCCACAATCGAATGCTTTTGCCACGGGTTGGAATAAAAACAACTCTTTAGTGGCCGTTAGCGAAGGCTTGATGCAAAGAATGGATCGCAATGAAGTGCGTGCAGTGTTGGCGCATGAAATTGGTCACGTCGCCAATGGCGATATGGTGACGCTGACTCTAATTCAAGGAATTGTGAATACTTTTGTGATGTTCTTTGCGCGGGTGGTTGGCCATGTGGTGGATAAAGTTATCCTGAAAAATGAGCGTGGCTACGGTATTGGTTATTTCGTCTCGGTAATGATAGCGCAGATTGTTTTTTCCATTCTGGCTAGCATTGTGGTTATGTGGTTCTCGCGCAAGCGTGAATACCGTGCTGATGAAGCGGGCGCTCAATTAGCCGGAACTGGCGCTATGATTTCTGCCTTGGAAAAACTCAAAGCTGAGTATGATATGCCGTCGGATATGGGCGAAACCTTTACTGCGTTTGGCCTAAAAAATGGTAAAACCGGCTCTTTCCAAGAAAAATTTGGTCACTTATTTATGTCGCATCCGCCGCTTGACGACCGGATAAACGCGCTAAGAAATATCTAA